Proteins co-encoded in one Gracilimonas sp. genomic window:
- the rnz gene encoding ribonuclease Z, whose protein sequence is MIVVPLGVASATPTAVRHLPSVALWREGSVFLFDCGENAQMRMLQAGIKRSKIEAIFISHFDVDHFSGLLGLLATLQLQRRDKPLTIVGPKGIKEYVEWNLKFSQIDPVYEINFHEIEEDIEVDRVFDADEYYVEARPLNHTKFCVGFRFQEKDRPGKVDADKAEKMGISKDEQYKALKAGEDVTLEDGTVVKSHDIVGHPRPGDSFAYVTDTEYTPNAVKLAMNTNILYHEATFGKDLDDKARETGHSSTADAARVATEAQTKLLVIGHFSARYTNAHDLLQEARDGFYPAWLANELRPIFTDPTHERGIITPKVEINELNKKSGGGGKNYKGRKSSKGGGKKNFRSRKGGSSSRGKSSSRGNRSSSSNRSNSGKSNYKRKTYGSSTYSANIKDKKDDSDSSSRRKITPRSSYDDFDRF, encoded by the coding sequence ATGATTGTAGTACCTTTAGGAGTAGCTTCAGCAACCCCAACCGCTGTAAGACACTTACCCTCAGTAGCTTTATGGAGAGAAGGAAGTGTATTCCTTTTCGATTGCGGTGAAAATGCACAAATGCGCATGCTTCAGGCAGGGATAAAGCGTTCAAAAATTGAAGCCATTTTCATTTCACACTTTGACGTGGATCACTTTTCAGGCTTACTTGGCCTGTTGGCAACCCTTCAGCTTCAACGTCGGGATAAGCCCCTTACCATTGTTGGCCCGAAAGGCATTAAGGAATATGTGGAATGGAATCTCAAGTTCTCACAAATCGATCCGGTTTATGAAATCAACTTCCATGAAATTGAAGAAGATATTGAAGTGGACCGGGTATTTGATGCAGATGAGTACTATGTAGAAGCTCGTCCGTTGAACCATACCAAATTTTGTGTGGGTTTCCGTTTCCAGGAAAAAGATCGTCCCGGAAAGGTTGACGCCGATAAAGCAGAGAAAATGGGCATCTCCAAAGATGAGCAGTACAAAGCTCTGAAAGCAGGAGAGGATGTAACCCTGGAAGATGGCACTGTGGTGAAGTCTCATGATATTGTTGGACACCCGCGCCCGGGTGATAGCTTTGCATATGTAACGGATACGGAATACACACCCAATGCCGTGAAGCTGGCAATGAACACCAACATTTTATATCACGAAGCGACCTTTGGTAAAGACCTGGACGACAAAGCCCGTGAAACCGGTCACTCGTCAACAGCTGACGCTGCCCGGGTAGCAACAGAAGCACAAACCAAGCTTCTGGTAATTGGACACTTCTCTGCCCGATATACAAATGCACACGATTTACTTCAGGAAGCTCGTGACGGATTTTATCCGGCCTGGTTGGCTAATGAGTTACGTCCGATTTTTACAGATCCAACCCATGAGCGTGGAATTATTACGCCAAAGGTGGAGATCAACGAGCTGAATAAGAAGTCCGGTGGCGGCGGTAAAAATTACAAAGGCCGCAAGAGCAGCAAAGGCGGTGGGAAGAAGAATTTCCGAAGTCGAAAAGGCGGAAGTTCCAGCCGTGGAAAAAGCAGTTCGCGTGGGAACCGAAGCAGCAGCTCAAATCGTTCTAATAGCGGAAAAAGCAATTATAAGCGCAAAACGTACGGAAGCAGTACGTACAGCGCGAACATTAAAGACAAAAAAGACGACTCTGATTCAAGCTCAAGGCGGAAGATCACTCCGAGATCTTCCTATGATGACTTTGACAGATTCTAA
- a CDS encoding ABC transporter ATP-binding protein: MSNKSNSEAVDTTLIRRLYFFLKPYRWYVLLAIGLTLSASYLGTIRPKLTQIAVDEYIATEDFEGLWWIITLLAGALLGEFILLVFNTYLTRWFGQNSLYSLRNTVFKKIQTLNVQFFDKNPIGRLITRTTSDIEALSELLSDGVVTIIGDMFRIIFILYFMFSMNWELTLVTLTVLPILFYATFWFKAKVRVTFLEVRDKIAQLNSFVQEHINGMDVVQLFNREEKQQEKFRKINAGHRDAYIETIFYFAIFWPIVEVTASLAMALIVWYGGARALMDGVTFGVLVAFIQYARQFFRPIQGLSEKFNTLQSALASSERIFSVLDTETKVKETDNPKQIENPQGKIEFENVWFKYNEDEEWILKDISFVAEPGDDIALVGATGAGKTTIINILMRFYDIQKGSIKLDGVDIRDLTLHDLRSHFGLVLQDNALFSGSILDNITLGHPDITREQVIEAAHKVEAHRFIEKLPETYDYVLQERGASLSMGQRQLICFVRALVYDPEILILDEATSSVDSETEALVTESSRLMMEGRTSIVVAHRLSTIQHADRILVMHKGVIRESGSHQELILQENGIYKKLYELQYKDQLVTG; this comes from the coding sequence GTGAGCAATAAATCAAATTCTGAAGCCGTCGATACCACACTGATTCGGCGGCTTTATTTTTTTCTAAAACCCTACCGTTGGTACGTATTACTCGCCATTGGCCTTACGCTTTCGGCTTCCTACCTGGGGACTATCCGGCCCAAACTTACCCAAATAGCCGTTGATGAGTATATTGCTACCGAAGATTTTGAAGGTTTATGGTGGATTATCACGCTTCTGGCCGGGGCTTTGCTGGGTGAATTCATCCTTCTGGTTTTTAATACCTACCTGACCAGATGGTTTGGGCAAAATTCACTGTACTCCCTTCGTAATACGGTGTTCAAAAAAATACAGACGCTCAATGTTCAGTTCTTTGATAAAAATCCCATTGGCCGGCTAATTACCCGAACTACCAGTGATATTGAAGCCCTCAGTGAACTTCTTTCAGACGGTGTGGTTACCATAATCGGGGATATGTTTCGGATTATCTTCATCCTCTATTTCATGTTTAGCATGAACTGGGAGCTAACGCTCGTTACATTAACGGTACTCCCCATACTTTTCTATGCCACCTTTTGGTTCAAGGCCAAAGTCCGGGTTACGTTTCTGGAAGTGCGAGACAAAATCGCCCAGCTGAATTCTTTTGTCCAGGAACATATCAACGGGATGGATGTAGTTCAGCTTTTTAACCGGGAGGAAAAGCAGCAGGAAAAATTTAGAAAAATCAATGCTGGTCACCGGGACGCGTACATTGAAACCATTTTCTACTTTGCCATATTCTGGCCCATTGTTGAAGTAACAGCCAGTTTGGCTATGGCCCTCATTGTATGGTATGGTGGTGCGAGGGCGTTAATGGATGGGGTAACCTTTGGTGTGCTGGTAGCTTTCATTCAGTATGCCCGTCAGTTTTTCCGGCCTATTCAGGGATTGTCTGAGAAGTTTAATACGCTTCAATCGGCACTGGCTTCATCGGAACGCATATTCAGCGTACTGGATACGGAAACCAAAGTGAAGGAGACCGATAATCCCAAACAGATTGAGAATCCGCAGGGTAAAATTGAATTTGAAAATGTTTGGTTTAAATACAACGAAGATGAAGAATGGATTCTCAAAGACATTTCGTTTGTGGCTGAACCCGGAGATGATATTGCCCTTGTTGGCGCCACTGGAGCCGGGAAAACGACCATCATAAACATTCTTATGAGGTTCTATGATATCCAGAAAGGCAGCATAAAACTGGACGGAGTAGATATCCGAGATCTGACCCTTCATGATCTGAGATCGCATTTTGGGTTAGTGCTTCAGGATAATGCGCTGTTTTCAGGTTCCATACTGGATAACATCACTTTGGGACATCCGGATATTACCAGAGAGCAAGTAATTGAAGCCGCTCACAAAGTGGAGGCCCACCGCTTCATAGAAAAACTACCTGAAACATACGATTATGTACTGCAGGAACGGGGAGCTTCACTTTCAATGGGACAAAGGCAGCTAATTTGCTTTGTTCGTGCTCTGGTGTACGATCCTGAAATTTTAATTCTGGACGAGGCAACCTCCAGCGTGGATTCAGAAACCGAAGCACTGGTTACCGAATCGAGCCGCTTGATGATGGAAGGGCGAACTTCGATTGTTGTGGCCCACCGCCTGTCCACCATACAACATGCCGACCGCATTTTGGTAATGCATAAAGGGGTGATCAGAGAATCCGGCAGTCATCAGGAGCTTATCCTTCAGGAAAATGGTATCTATAAAAAGCTGTATGAGCTTCAGTATAAAGATCAGTTGGTGACCGGTTAA
- the prfB gene encoding peptide chain release factor 2 (programmed frameshift) — translation MAINTDHLNELYERVDALRGYLDYEKRKVRIIELTEQTQDSNFWNDPDKAQSVMKELNHEKSLVEGWDNLNDLRESINVYLEFQEMGEEVEDDLQAEYKKLEKALEDMELRNMLSGPDDHRDAIVTFNPGAGGTESQDWGEMLYRMYTRWADKAGFKVSVVDYQDGDVAGLKSATIEVQGDNAYGFLKAESGVHRLVRVSPFDSNARRHTSFCSVFVAPLIDDTIELDINESDVELQRFHSSGAGGQNVNKVETGVRLIWEGELSDGRTERVVAECQQERSQLQNREKAMVLLKSRIYELEKEIQEAEKAKLEGSKSKNEWGSQIRSYVFDDQRVKDHRTNYETSDVSGVMDGDLDEFIKAYLLQDAEV, via the exons ATGGCAATAAATACAGATCACCTTAATGAACTCTACGAGCGTGTGGACGCGCTCAGGGGGTATCTT GACTACGAAAAAAGAAAAGTCCGAATAATAGAACTTACCGAACAAACCCAGGATTCTAACTTTTGGAACGACCCGGATAAAGCTCAATCTGTAATGAAAGAGCTGAATCATGAAAAAAGCCTGGTGGAAGGCTGGGATAACCTGAATGACCTGCGTGAAAGCATTAACGTATATCTCGAATTTCAGGAGATGGGCGAAGAGGTGGAAGATGACCTGCAAGCTGAGTATAAAAAGCTTGAGAAAGCCCTGGAAGACATGGAGCTTCGCAATATGCTCAGTGGACCTGATGACCATCGTGATGCGATTGTCACATTCAACCCGGGAGCTGGTGGTACGGAAAGTCAGGATTGGGGTGAAATGCTCTACCGCATGTACACGCGTTGGGCCGACAAAGCCGGATTCAAGGTATCGGTTGTCGATTATCAGGATGGCGATGTAGCCGGACTGAAAAGTGCCACCATCGAGGTGCAGGGAGATAACGCCTATGGGTTTTTGAAAGCAGAGAGTGGTGTTCATCGCCTGGTACGGGTTTCTCCATTCGACAGCAATGCACGCAGGCATACCTCATTTTGCTCCGTTTTTGTAGCTCCACTGATTGATGATACAATCGAGTTAGATATCAACGAAAGTGATGTGGAGTTGCAGCGTTTCCATTCAAGTGGAGCCGGTGGGCAGAACGTTAATAAAGTAGAAACCGGAGTTCGGCTGATTTGGGAAGGTGAACTTTCAGACGGAAGGACCGAACGGGTAGTAGCTGAATGTCAGCAAGAGCGGTCTCAGCTTCAGAATCGTGAAAAAGCCATGGTTTTGTTGAAGTCCCGAATCTATGAGCTGGAAAAAGAAATTCAGGAAGCGGAAAAAGCAAAGCTGGAAGGTTCCAAAAGTAAAAACGAGTGGGGATCACAAATCCGCAGCTATGTTTTTGATGATCAGCGGGTTAAAGATCACCGTACCAACTACGAAACCAGTGATGTAAGTGGGGTGATGGATGGTGATCTGGATGAATTCATAAAAGCTTATCTCTTACAGGATGCCGAAGTTTAG
- the nadB gene encoding L-aspartate oxidase — MPKFSYDFLVIGSGIAGLSFALKAAEHGTVAIITKKEMMEANTAYAQGGIAGVLNKKDSFEKHISDTLEAGAGLCNREAVELVVKEGPRLIQELIDYGVQFTHKNGELDLGREGGHSENRIVHAADATGFEIASVMVNQARNHPNIEIFEHHFAMELLTEHHLGQKVKTLDKIHCYGAYVLDEKGDQVKRMLSKVTILASGGAGEVYLHTTNPPVATGDGIAMAYRAKARIENMEFVQFHPTSLAVPEAGSFLISEAVRGFGGILRNSDGEAFMEKYDDRKELAPRDIVARAIDDQLKKRGDDHVFLDVTHLDSESLKEEFPTIYDTCLKYGIDITKEQIPVVPATHYTCGGVATDLDGQTTIERLFACGETACTGLHGANRLASNSLLESLVFADQAFKRSVQLFKELDLNDEIPEWDESGTANTEEWVLVSHNRQELRQVMWNYVGIVRSDLRLERAARRTELLYKETEDFYHRTKVSVPLCELRNLVCVGYLIVRSAMQRKESRGLHYTTDYPGTSEQRITTVID; from the coding sequence ATGCCGAAGTTTAGCTACGATTTCCTGGTGATAGGCAGTGGAATTGCAGGGCTTAGCTTTGCACTGAAGGCTGCTGAACACGGAACCGTAGCCATCATCACAAAAAAAGAGATGATGGAAGCCAACACGGCTTATGCCCAGGGTGGCATTGCCGGCGTCCTCAACAAGAAAGATTCCTTTGAGAAACATATATCGGATACGCTGGAAGCCGGAGCAGGTCTGTGCAATCGTGAAGCTGTTGAATTAGTGGTTAAAGAAGGCCCGAGGCTTATTCAGGAACTGATTGATTACGGGGTTCAGTTCACCCATAAGAATGGAGAGCTTGATTTAGGCAGGGAAGGAGGTCACTCCGAAAACCGCATTGTCCATGCTGCCGATGCGACCGGTTTCGAGATTGCATCGGTCATGGTGAATCAGGCACGGAATCATCCGAATATTGAGATTTTTGAGCACCATTTTGCGATGGAGCTGCTGACCGAGCATCACCTGGGTCAAAAGGTGAAGACACTGGATAAAATCCATTGTTACGGGGCTTACGTGCTGGACGAAAAGGGAGACCAGGTAAAACGGATGCTCTCCAAAGTGACCATTTTGGCTTCCGGGGGTGCCGGTGAAGTGTACCTTCATACCACCAATCCACCGGTAGCCACAGGAGATGGAATAGCGATGGCGTACCGGGCAAAAGCACGAATCGAGAATATGGAGTTTGTCCAATTTCATCCTACCAGTTTGGCTGTTCCTGAAGCCGGTTCATTTCTTATTTCTGAAGCTGTTCGTGGTTTTGGGGGGATTTTGAGGAATTCGGACGGCGAGGCCTTTATGGAAAAGTATGATGACCGAAAGGAATTAGCACCCCGCGATATTGTAGCCCGCGCTATCGATGATCAGCTTAAGAAAAGAGGGGATGATCATGTTTTTCTGGATGTCACTCATTTGGATTCAGAGTCGCTCAAAGAAGAATTCCCAACTATATATGATACTTGCCTGAAGTATGGTATTGATATCACAAAGGAGCAAATTCCCGTGGTTCCTGCCACCCATTACACTTGCGGAGGCGTTGCCACTGATCTTGACGGACAAACTACCATAGAAAGGCTTTTTGCCTGCGGCGAAACAGCCTGTACGGGATTACACGGGGCTAATCGGCTGGCATCGAACAGTCTGTTAGAGTCACTCGTATTCGCGGACCAGGCATTTAAGCGATCTGTTCAGCTTTTTAAAGAGCTGGATTTGAACGATGAGATTCCCGAGTGGGATGAAAGCGGTACGGCCAATACCGAAGAGTGGGTGTTGGTTTCTCACAACCGGCAGGAATTGCGACAGGTGATGTGGAATTATGTAGGAATTGTTCGCAGCGACTTAAGGCTTGAAAGAGCTGCGCGGAGAACAGAATTACTTTACAAGGAAACGGAAGATTTCTATCACCGAACCAAGGTAAGTGTACCGCTATGTGAACTCAGAAACCTGGTGTGTGTGGGCTATCTGATTGTCAGATCAGCGATGCAACGCAAAGAAAGCCGGGGGCTGCATTACACAACCGACTATCCGGGAACCTCTGAACAGAGAATAACAACGGTGATTGATTAG
- a CDS encoding type II toxin-antitoxin system RelE/ParE family toxin, translating into MADMTFLVKLTDEAKQNYTQIKYYLTQEFGENVVRDFAQRLEHCFSLIGKNPHLFPIFDEKLDIRRAVLSKEVSIYYIIKESEVHILSIFDNRKAPRNFS; encoded by the coding sequence ATGGCTGATATGACTTTTCTTGTTAAGCTTACCGATGAAGCCAAACAAAATTATACTCAAATAAAATACTATCTAACGCAGGAGTTTGGAGAAAACGTAGTCCGTGACTTCGCACAAAGGCTTGAGCACTGTTTTTCTTTGATAGGGAAGAACCCTCATTTATTTCCAATCTTTGATGAAAAGCTTGATATCAGACGAGCTGTGTTAAGTAAAGAAGTTTCTATCTATTATATCATCAAGGAAAGTGAAGTACATATTTTGAGTATTTTTGACAACAGAAAAGCTCCCAGGAATTTTTCATAA
- the coaE gene encoding dephospho-CoA kinase (Dephospho-CoA kinase (CoaE) performs the final step in coenzyme A biosynthesis.) gives MIKAGITGGIGSGKTTFCKEWEKLGAFVLFADDFAKKLMQEDEELQHKIKQVFGNESYDANGNLNRPYLAQESFQKGRVEELNNLVHPVLWDRAAVLAKEKEREGVEVFAKEAAILLSNGRPKDLDYVIIVMADEDERIERTLERDHATEQEIRNRMDKQPDFESLTHLADFVVFNNGSEDELKDKAVQILEEIKSVG, from the coding sequence ATGATTAAAGCAGGCATAACCGGAGGCATAGGATCAGGAAAAACTACTTTTTGCAAGGAATGGGAAAAGCTCGGGGCTTTTGTACTGTTTGCGGATGATTTTGCCAAAAAGCTGATGCAGGAGGATGAGGAACTTCAGCATAAAATAAAGCAGGTTTTTGGGAATGAATCATATGATGCCAACGGAAACTTGAATCGCCCATATCTTGCTCAGGAATCATTTCAAAAGGGAAGGGTTGAGGAATTGAATAACTTGGTTCACCCTGTATTGTGGGACCGTGCCGCCGTACTGGCCAAAGAAAAAGAGCGCGAAGGTGTGGAGGTATTTGCCAAAGAAGCGGCTATACTTCTATCCAATGGCCGGCCCAAGGATTTGGATTATGTGATCATCGTAATGGCTGATGAGGACGAAAGAATAGAGCGGACTTTGGAGCGTGATCATGCAACGGAGCAGGAGATCAGAAACCGTATGGATAAACAACCTGATTTTGAATCATTGACGCACCTTGCTGATTTTGTAGTTTTCAATAACGGTTCTGAAGATGAGTTGAAAGATAAGGCGGTACAAATCTTGGAAGAGATTAAATCGGTTGGCTGA
- the fbp gene encoding class 1 fructose-bisphosphatase: protein MVSTKESRLVTLEEYIIQSQNRFPGATGELSQLLRDIGLAAKIISREVNKAGITNILGYEGSTNVHGESVKKLDLFADQQLISALDRSLITCMVISEENDGVVKLGSKGGKYIVYLDPLDGSSNIDVNVSIGSIFSVYMREPRFDPAVREEDALQAGVRQVAAGYVLYGSSTILAYTTGLGVSIFTLDPSIGEFILSDRGIKMPEHGAIYSINEGSYNSWDEGLKKYIKYCQEEDSETNRPYSARYIGSMVADIHRTLIKGGIFIYPHSKRYPKGKLRLMYECNPLSFIIEQAGGMATDGQTRIMELQPKAIHEQTPIYIGSKKNVQTVMEFLEEHATVEQ from the coding sequence ATGGTGAGTACAAAAGAATCCAGACTCGTAACCTTAGAAGAGTACATTATTCAATCTCAGAACAGGTTTCCGGGTGCAACAGGAGAACTTTCACAATTATTAAGGGATATTGGTCTGGCCGCAAAGATTATTTCCCGCGAAGTGAATAAAGCCGGTATTACCAACATCCTTGGCTACGAGGGGTCCACCAATGTTCATGGAGAATCGGTTAAAAAGCTGGATCTTTTTGCTGACCAACAGCTTATCTCTGCCCTCGATCGCTCACTGATCACGTGCATGGTGATTTCTGAAGAAAATGACGGCGTCGTGAAACTGGGCAGCAAAGGCGGGAAATACATTGTGTATCTCGATCCCCTCGACGGCTCCTCCAACATCGATGTGAACGTATCGATCGGGAGTATTTTTTCTGTCTATATGCGGGAGCCTCGATTTGATCCGGCTGTTCGTGAAGAAGATGCCTTGCAGGCAGGTGTACGTCAGGTAGCGGCCGGTTATGTGCTATACGGTTCCAGTACCATTCTGGCTTATACTACAGGACTGGGAGTATCGATTTTTACCTTAGACCCAAGCATCGGTGAATTTATATTGAGTGATCGTGGAATTAAAATGCCGGAACATGGGGCTATTTACAGCATCAATGAGGGAAGCTATAATTCCTGGGATGAAGGTCTTAAAAAATACATCAAATATTGCCAGGAGGAAGATTCTGAAACCAATCGCCCGTATTCGGCCCGATACATCGGCTCTATGGTGGCTGATATCCACCGAACGCTGATAAAGGGCGGGATTTTTATCTATCCTCACAGTAAAAGATACCCTAAGGGTAAACTGCGGCTAATGTATGAGTGTAACCCGCTAAGTTTTATTATTGAACAGGCCGGCGGTATGGCCACGGATGGACAAACGCGGATCATGGAATTACAGCCCAAAGCTATTCATGAGCAAACTCCAATTTACATCGGCTCAAAAAAGAATGTACAAACCGTGATGGAATTCCTGGAAGAGCACGCAACTGTTGAACAGTAG
- a CDS encoding DUF192 domain-containing protein — MKYSLSTLLFCTIFCSLFVLSCSQKDSNKKKEIPNQGRQLDLVEEVTFLTPEGEAISTVKVALADEPEERNQGLMDVTEMAPDAGMLFIFPNEAPRSFYMANTPLPLDIIFVNADSTIVRIHHNTTPFNSEQLPSEKPARFVVETNGGYCVSNDIQEGMRIRF; from the coding sequence ATGAAGTACTCATTGTCAACTCTCTTGTTTTGCACCATATTTTGCTCGCTATTTGTGCTTTCCTGCTCCCAAAAAGATTCCAACAAGAAGAAAGAAATTCCTAATCAGGGAAGGCAATTGGATTTAGTGGAAGAGGTTACTTTTCTCACCCCCGAGGGTGAAGCGATTTCTACGGTGAAAGTAGCTCTGGCTGATGAACCTGAAGAGCGAAATCAAGGGCTGATGGACGTCACCGAAATGGCTCCCGATGCCGGCATGCTTTTCATTTTCCCCAATGAAGCGCCTCGAAGCTTCTATATGGCTAACACTCCTCTACCGCTCGATATCATTTTTGTGAATGCCGACAGCACCATTGTGAGAATTCATCATAACACCACCCCTTTCAACAGTGAACAGCTGCCTTCCGAAAAGCCTGCCAGGTTTGTGGTTGAAACCAATGGCGGGTATTGCGTTTCCAACGATATTCAGGAAGGAATGCGAATTCGGTTCTAA
- a CDS encoding ribosome maturation factor — MQIDITQNIIDLAAPLAEEHDLFVVDVELKTHSGQTEVWVLLDTEKGGVNIDHCSEISRELGFLIEAHELFDKKYRLNVSSPGLSRPLSDLRQYKKNEGRVATIKFKNTDGEYKKIEGVITGIEDQVVAITDEEEVETQIPFDNIVETKIIPVI, encoded by the coding sequence ATGCAAATAGATATCACCCAAAATATTATAGACTTAGCGGCTCCTCTTGCCGAGGAACACGATTTGTTTGTGGTGGATGTGGAATTAAAAACACATTCCGGTCAAACCGAAGTATGGGTTCTTTTGGACACTGAGAAAGGCGGAGTTAATATAGATCATTGCTCTGAAATTAGCCGCGAACTCGGATTTTTGATTGAAGCTCATGAGCTTTTTGATAAAAAATATCGGTTAAATGTTTCATCTCCGGGATTGAGTCGACCACTGAGCGATCTCCGGCAATACAAAAAAAATGAAGGCAGGGTGGCTACTATCAAATTTAAGAATACAGACGGTGAGTATAAAAAAATAGAAGGAGTCATCACCGGCATTGAAGACCAAGTGGTGGCTATAACGGATGAAGAAGAAGTAGAAACTCAGATCCCGTTCGACAACATCGTTGAAACCAAAATAATCCCCGTAATTTAA
- the nusA gene encoding transcription termination factor NusA, producing the protein MQNELSKQIISSFAEIAHEKGIERDMLLSILEDVFRTMIRKKYESDDSFEVILNADRGEIQILHVQEVVPADELTDEVAEITLENAQKVDPDIELYDELAQEIQITDFGRRAVTMARQQLAQRIREIEKDNIYEDYTDRVGEIILGDVYQVRHNKDILVNHNGVELLLPKSEQIYKDRYRKGDTIRAVVTGVHMRNGNPTVIISRTSELFLERLFENEIPEVFDGIIELVRIARAPGDRSKVAVLSHDERVDPVGACVGMKGIRIHAIVRELQNENIDVINFTPDKIDFIKRALQPAEVLKVELNEEAKHANVLVPADEVSKAIGKGGVNIRLASKLAEVEIDVYREVEAEDDIDIDEFEVDFGAEVIQMLHDIGCDTARAVLELDADELVSRTNEEIDPELAEKIMSVIAYEFEDEA; encoded by the coding sequence ATGCAGAACGAATTATCAAAACAGATTATCTCCTCGTTTGCTGAAATTGCACACGAGAAAGGCATTGAGCGTGATATGCTTCTTTCCATTCTGGAAGATGTTTTCCGTACCATGATTCGCAAGAAATATGAGTCGGATGATTCATTTGAGGTAATCCTGAATGCTGACCGGGGAGAGATACAGATCTTACACGTACAGGAAGTTGTTCCTGCCGATGAGCTCACCGATGAAGTTGCTGAAATTACCTTGGAAAATGCCCAAAAAGTAGATCCTGATATTGAGCTATACGACGAACTTGCTCAGGAAATTCAGATTACAGATTTCGGCCGCAGAGCCGTTACGATGGCCCGCCAGCAGCTGGCGCAGCGAATCCGCGAGATCGAGAAAGATAATATTTATGAAGATTACACCGATCGCGTTGGGGAAATTATTCTTGGTGATGTGTACCAGGTTCGCCACAATAAAGACATTCTTGTAAATCACAATGGAGTTGAGCTGCTGCTCCCCAAAAGTGAGCAGATTTATAAAGATCGATACCGCAAAGGTGATACAATCCGCGCAGTAGTGACGGGTGTTCATATGCGTAATGGTAACCCGACGGTGATTATTTCAAGGACTTCCGAATTATTCCTGGAGCGATTATTTGAAAACGAAATTCCTGAAGTATTTGACGGCATCATTGAATTGGTGCGAATTGCACGTGCACCGGGCGATCGTTCTAAAGTTGCTGTTCTCTCACATGATGAGCGCGTTGACCCTGTTGGCGCCTGTGTAGGGATGAAAGGAATTCGTATTCACGCTATTGTGCGTGAATTACAGAACGAAAATATTGACGTGATCAACTTCACCCCGGATAAGATTGACTTCATAAAACGTGCACTTCAGCCTGCAGAAGTATTGAAGGTTGAACTGAACGAAGAAGCCAAACACGCCAATGTACTGGTTCCGGCCGATGAAGTATCAAAAGCCATTGGTAAGGGAGGGGTTAACATTCGCCTTGCTTCCAAGCTGGCTGAGGTCGAAATCGATGTATATCGTGAAGTTGAAGCAGAAGATGATATCGATATCGACGAGTTTGAAGTTGATTTCGGAGCAGAAGTAATCCAGATGCTTCATGATATTGGCTGCGACACTGCACGCGCAGTTCTGGAGTTAGATGCAGATGAATTAGTAAGCAGAACGAACGAAGAAATAGATCCCGAGCTTGCTGAGAAGATTATGAGTGTAATTGCCTACGAATTCGAAGACGAGGCTTAA